One segment of Ureibacillus thermophilus DNA contains the following:
- a CDS encoding sensor histidine kinase yields MKRDHPKRKIYLRIFSLLLAIYLILMLAFSTFFLSKQKKIAMMDLQTDGLYLSTSIERIIKDYVSNNQIIDITKVRKELVNTLYLEPDTELAFFTGDYELVYNTNPYWTASYTSQVVGNNYYTDYAYINPEDWFSDEESQEIEDYLYAAPKAEKVGDLSGYAVYVEGFWLDNEMMIPKTIYVHRMYADEFNKNGELSRSSGVPGDVIVYETNYENKKGLPYYDQTAEIIPNNLGNPNNEEQNALRKAVINPANLNQLIPPLFMKLEKSEVYSEKVNLFNYRFYWIEPYQRTLEDGSYSPFWTVVGRNVNLWEQTVPTLKFIWATGFIIIIFAFILSSQTYKTIQKRKILEKQRREMVNALAHDLKTPLSIISGYAQNLQENVLAEKREHYIAQIQENVGRMDNIIREMLELSKVESDTFQMNVEEVSLRGLCQEVLQRYKPICDEKGINLQLEGEAVVKADASLLARVMDNFVINAIENTPEDGNIRISIHDHLLEVYNSGSRIPEDQIEDVWLPFKKGEASRGKTKGTGLGLAIARSILELHHFSYGAKNLDDGVVFWFKFQ; encoded by the coding sequence ATGAAAAGGGATCATCCAAAGAGAAAAATCTATTTACGTATCTTTAGTTTGTTACTAGCTATCTATCTAATATTAATGTTGGCGTTTAGCACATTTTTTTTATCCAAGCAAAAGAAAATCGCCATGATGGACCTTCAAACGGACGGTTTATATTTAAGCACCAGTATAGAAAGAATCATTAAAGACTATGTTAGTAACAATCAAATTATAGATATAACCAAAGTAAGAAAAGAATTGGTTAATACATTATATTTGGAACCAGATACAGAATTGGCTTTTTTTACGGGAGATTACGAACTAGTATATAATACCAACCCTTATTGGACTGCCAGCTATACTTCACAAGTGGTTGGAAATAATTATTACACCGATTACGCTTATATTAATCCTGAAGACTGGTTTAGTGATGAAGAAAGTCAAGAGATTGAAGATTATTTATATGCTGCACCAAAGGCTGAAAAAGTTGGGGACTTATCAGGATATGCGGTTTATGTAGAGGGTTTTTGGTTGGATAATGAAATGATGATTCCTAAAACAATCTACGTACATAGAATGTATGCAGATGAGTTTAACAAAAATGGAGAGTTAAGTAGAAGTAGTGGTGTTCCTGGCGACGTAATTGTGTATGAAACGAATTATGAAAATAAAAAAGGTTTACCCTATTATGACCAAACTGCAGAGATCATTCCAAATAATTTAGGTAATCCGAATAACGAGGAACAGAATGCATTGCGGAAAGCAGTCATAAATCCAGCCAATTTAAATCAATTGATTCCCCCATTATTCATGAAACTGGAGAAATCAGAAGTATACTCGGAAAAAGTCAACCTTTTCAATTATCGCTTTTATTGGATTGAGCCTTATCAAAGGACCCTAGAAGATGGTAGCTACAGCCCTTTTTGGACTGTCGTAGGCCGCAATGTGAACTTATGGGAACAAACTGTGCCGACATTAAAGTTTATCTGGGCTACCGGTTTCATCATCATAATCTTTGCGTTCATTCTTTCTAGTCAAACATATAAAACGATTCAAAAACGAAAAATACTTGAAAAACAGCGCAGGGAAATGGTCAATGCTTTGGCTCACGACTTAAAAACGCCTTTAAGTATCATTTCTGGTTATGCTCAAAACTTACAGGAAAATGTGCTGGCGGAAAAAAGGGAACATTATATTGCTCAAATTCAGGAAAATGTAGGAAGAATGGATAATATCATAAGAGAAATGCTGGAATTATCGAAGGTAGAATCGGATACTTTTCAAATGAATGTGGAGGAAGTATCCCTTCGCGGCTTATGCCAAGAAGTGCTTCAACGGTATAAACCGATTTGCGATGAAAAAGGAATTAATTTGCAGCTGGAAGGGGAGGCCGTTGTAAAAGCGGACGCTTCTTTATTGGCAAGGGTAATGGATAATTTTGTGATTAATGCCATTGAGAATACCCCTGAAGATGGCAACATACGAATCAGCATTCATGACCATCTGCTTGAAGTGTATAACAGTGGAAGCCGAATACCGGAAGATCAAATAGAGGATGTTTGGCTTCCTTTTAAGAAGGGGGAAGCGTCCCGCGGAAAAACAAAAGGGACAGGGTTAGGACTAGCCATTGCCCGCTCCATTTTAGAATTGCATCATTTTTCTTACGGAGCAAAAAATCTTGATGATGGTGTTGTCTTTTGGTTTAAGTTTCAGTAA
- a CDS encoding MFS transporter produces MIAIAAGHLINDTVQNIAPAMFPYLSRDLGFTFTQLGLITFILNMVSSTLQPIIGFISDKKPFPYALPIGMTSVFIGLSMFAFANQYYMILIAAIFLGFGSAIFHPEGSRVSFMSAGNKRGLSQSIYQVGGNSGQAIAPLIGAFILDALGQRGAAVLLLLVAIGIILLSYISKWYARQLRLEKLDQNKKKILISSLPPLTKKQVGIALLLLFTIIFARSFYTTNIQNYYVFYLIDHYDLTTRIGQIFIFIFMAFGVIGTFFGGSLSDRIGRKNVILLSVVVPIPLCLLLPYLPLWLVPVFLIMIGTLIMISFSVTVVYAQELVPSKIGTMAGLTTGFAFGMGAIGSVAIGWLLDTIGIDLTMKIISLLPSILLVAFFLPKDRVNKET; encoded by the coding sequence ATGATAGCCATTGCAGCAGGACATTTAATTAATGATACAGTTCAAAATATTGCGCCTGCCATGTTCCCTTATCTTTCGAGGGATTTAGGCTTTACTTTCACACAGCTGGGGCTTATTACCTTTATTCTAAATATGGTTTCATCCACCCTTCAGCCAATTATTGGATTCATCAGTGATAAAAAACCGTTCCCTTATGCATTGCCCATTGGGATGACAAGCGTCTTCATTGGGTTAAGCATGTTCGCTTTTGCCAACCAATATTACATGATTTTAATTGCAGCCATTTTCCTCGGGTTTGGTTCTGCCATTTTCCATCCCGAAGGTTCCCGCGTTTCTTTTATGTCTGCAGGAAATAAACGTGGACTTTCCCAATCCATCTATCAAGTTGGCGGAAATTCTGGACAAGCCATCGCTCCATTAATCGGCGCTTTTATTTTAGATGCTCTAGGACAGCGGGGAGCAGCCGTTCTTCTTTTACTTGTTGCAATCGGCATTATATTGTTGTCATATATCTCTAAGTGGTATGCCCGCCAGTTGCGCTTAGAAAAGTTGGATCAAAACAAAAAAAAGATACTAATCTCTTCTCTCCCGCCATTAACAAAAAAACAAGTGGGGATTGCCCTGCTATTGCTGTTTACCATCATCTTTGCCCGTTCATTTTATACGACAAACATTCAAAATTACTATGTATTCTATTTAATTGACCATTATGACTTAACAACCCGCATCGGCCAAATTTTCATTTTTATTTTTATGGCATTTGGCGTTATTGGAACATTTTTTGGAGGTTCATTATCTGACCGCATCGGGCGCAAAAACGTAATTCTTCTTTCGGTTGTAGTGCCGATTCCTTTATGCCTATTGCTGCCATACTTGCCCCTTTGGCTTGTACCCGTGTTTCTTATCATGATCGGAACACTAATTATGATTAGCTTCTCCGTTACAGTCGTTTATGCGCAAGAATTGGTCCCTTCGAAAATTGGAACTATGGCAGGACTGACAACAGGATTTGCCTTTGGGATGGGCGCAATTGGTTCGGTAGCGATTGGCTGGCTTCTTGATACCATTGGAATCGATTTAACGATGAAAATCATATCCCTTTTGCCAAGTATTCTTTTAGTAGCCTTTTTCTTGCCTAAAGATCGGGTAAATAAAGAAACCTAA
- a CDS encoding MFS transporter, with protein MADQHFNWKLNISIFLASQTISLFGSSIVQYAIMWYITLTTQSGIMMTIGILCGFVPTFLLSPFGGVWADRYNRKMLIMLSDSAIAFATLILAIVFLSGYKSLWMLFLIYIIRSIGAGIQMPAVSAILPQMVPEEKLTKVNGINGSIQAFVMLISPIISAALLSIITLEMMFFIDVVTAAIAVSTLLFFLKIPPHQKASEKQQTSYLEDFKEGVSYIHNHVFLKMLFTFFAIFFVLAAPVSFLTPLQVTRAFGGDVWKLSAIEMAFSIGMIFGGAVIAVWGGFRNRMYTMALSGCLFAVCTLLLGIVPDFWVYCGIMAAAGVTMPLFNTPTTVLLQEKVEGDYLGRVFGVFNMISTSMMPLGMLIFGPISDFVKIEWLLIGTGIAMILLNFILLASKVMVEAGKPVEKT; from the coding sequence ATGGCAGACCAGCATTTCAATTGGAAACTTAATATTAGCATTTTTCTTGCAAGCCAAACCATATCGCTTTTCGGTTCTTCCATTGTCCAATATGCCATCATGTGGTACATCACTCTAACAACTCAATCGGGCATTATGATGACAATCGGGATTCTTTGCGGGTTTGTTCCTACCTTTTTATTATCTCCTTTTGGAGGGGTATGGGCGGACCGGTATAACAGGAAAATGTTAATCATGTTATCAGATTCAGCTATTGCTTTTGCTACACTGATTTTAGCCATTGTTTTCTTAAGCGGTTATAAGTCCCTTTGGATGCTCTTTCTAATCTATATCATTCGTTCGATTGGGGCAGGTATTCAAATGCCGGCAGTAAGTGCAATCTTGCCGCAAATGGTGCCTGAAGAAAAGTTAACAAAAGTGAATGGTATCAATGGAAGCATTCAAGCCTTTGTCATGTTGATATCACCGATAATTAGTGCGGCATTGCTTTCTATCATCACATTGGAAATGATGTTTTTTATTGATGTAGTGACAGCTGCTATTGCAGTTTCTACATTATTGTTCTTTTTGAAAATTCCACCTCATCAAAAGGCTTCTGAGAAACAACAAACCAGCTATTTGGAAGATTTTAAAGAAGGCGTTTCTTATATTCACAATCATGTTTTCTTAAAAATGCTGTTTACTTTTTTTGCGATTTTTTTCGTACTGGCAGCACCTGTGTCCTTCCTGACGCCATTGCAAGTTACCCGAGCATTTGGAGGGGATGTATGGAAGCTTTCAGCCATTGAAATGGCCTTTTCCATTGGCATGATTTTTGGAGGTGCTGTTATCGCTGTATGGGGCGGATTTAGGAATCGAATGTATACCATGGCATTATCCGGCTGTCTTTTTGCTGTATGTACATTGCTTTTAGGAATTGTGCCAGATTTCTGGGTGTATTGCGGGATTATGGCGGCAGCGGGCGTAACGATGCCTTTATTTAATACGCCGACTACAGTATTGTTGCAGGAAAAAGTGGAGGGAGATTATTTAGGAAGGGTCTTTGGCGTGTTTAATATGATTTCCACCTCCATGATGCCATTGGGAATGCTCATCTTTGGCCCAATCAGCGATTTTGTGAAAATAGAGTGGCTGTTAATTGGCACAGGTATTGCTATGATTTTGCTCAATTTTATATTATTAGCAAGCAAAGTGATGGTGGAGGCAGGAAAGCCGGTGGAGAAAACATAA
- a CDS encoding NAD(P)/FAD-dependent oxidoreductase, with product MSKHIVILGAGYGGVLTALTLRKYANKDEAKITVVNKYPDHQLITELHRLAGGTISEKAISFPLKKLFKGKDIETVIQEVKSFNVKNKEVFLANGSVISYDYLVVALGSQTGFFGIPGLEENSMVLKSVDDAKRIYNHIESKIASYAKTKDEADATIVIGGGGLTGVELVGEIVDNAPNICAKYAVDPKELKIKLIEAGPKILPVLPDELIERATKSLEARGVEFLTGLPVTGVEGNVISLKDGSTITANTFVWTGGVAALPIVQESGLECDRGKAIIDEYLRSKSHPDVFVVGDASVALPEGGGRPLYAPTAQNAWQMGECAGYNLYATIRGQKLKEFSPVNSGTLASLGRKDGVATVGQNNILLKGLPASLMKEASHVRYLSHIKALYGLAY from the coding sequence ATGTCAAAACACATCGTCATCTTAGGTGCTGGCTATGGTGGTGTCTTAACTGCCTTAACATTGCGGAAATATGCAAATAAAGATGAAGCCAAAATTACAGTTGTAAATAAATATCCCGACCACCAATTAATCACAGAATTGCATCGCCTTGCCGGTGGAACAATTTCTGAAAAAGCAATCTCCTTCCCATTAAAAAAATTATTTAAAGGGAAAGATATTGAAACAGTAATCCAAGAAGTAAAATCATTCAACGTGAAAAATAAAGAAGTATTTTTAGCAAACGGCTCAGTCATCTCTTATGATTACTTAGTTGTGGCCCTTGGCAGCCAAACTGGTTTCTTCGGCATTCCAGGCTTGGAAGAAAATTCAATGGTATTGAAATCTGTGGATGACGCAAAAAGAATTTACAATCATATTGAAAGCAAAATTGCCTCTTATGCAAAAACAAAAGACGAAGCGGATGCAACAATCGTTATCGGCGGCGGCGGTTTAACAGGTGTGGAACTTGTCGGCGAAATCGTGGATAACGCACCAAATATTTGCGCGAAATATGCTGTAGACCCTAAAGAATTAAAAATCAAATTAATTGAAGCTGGTCCGAAAATTTTACCAGTATTGCCTGATGAATTAATTGAACGTGCAACAAAATCTTTAGAAGCTCGTGGTGTTGAATTCTTGACTGGCCTACCTGTAACAGGCGTTGAAGGCAATGTGATTTCATTAAAAGACGGATCAACAATTACAGCTAATACGTTTGTATGGACAGGCGGCGTTGCAGCTCTGCCAATCGTACAAGAATCCGGCCTTGAATGCGACCGCGGCAAAGCCATCATTGATGAATATTTACGTTCTAAATCCCATCCGGATGTATTTGTTGTTGGGGATGCCTCTGTTGCCCTTCCTGAAGGCGGAGGCCGTCCATTATATGCACCAACTGCTCAAAACGCATGGCAAATGGGCGAATGCGCAGGTTATAACCTATATGCAACAATTAGAGGTCAAAAACTAAAAGAATTCAGCCCAGTGAACTCTGGTACCCTTGCAAGCCTTGGACGCAAAGATGGCGTCGCAACAGTCGGCCAAAACAATATCCTTCTAAAAGGCTTGCCTGCTTCTTTAATGAAAGAAGCCAGTCATGTGCGCTATTTATCACATATCAAAGCATTATATGGTTTAGCATATTAA
- a CDS encoding DUF1641 domain-containing protein, with translation MSEELVNQVQSSVSKEQQDLLDQLLKPEVQESLTYLVEQLPKLAEVVGLLTKAYDLAQQVATDEVLKSDTVNAIKEVSEPVISTVKGLAQTAIEAKDRAEESTEAIGLFGVLKLLKNPEVQKLLRFANAFLEVSAERKNQ, from the coding sequence ATGTCAGAAGAATTAGTGAATCAAGTTCAGTCCTCTGTTAGCAAAGAGCAGCAAGATTTGCTGGATCAATTATTAAAACCTGAAGTGCAAGAGTCCTTGACATATTTAGTTGAACAACTCCCAAAACTTGCTGAAGTTGTTGGACTTCTTACAAAAGCATACGATTTAGCACAGCAGGTAGCAACAGATGAGGTATTAAAAAGCGATACAGTGAACGCAATTAAAGAAGTTTCCGAACCTGTAATTAGCACTGTAAAAGGCTTGGCGCAAACTGCTATTGAAGCGAAAGATCGCGCTGAAGAATCTACGGAAGCAATCGGTTTATTCGGCGTATTGAAATTGTTAAAAAATCCTGAAGTACAAAAACTTTTACGCTTTGCAAACGCCTTTTTAGAAGTATCAGCTGAACGCAAAAATCAATAA